The Falco cherrug isolate bFalChe1 chromosome 3, bFalChe1.pri, whole genome shotgun sequence genome segment ACACTGTGAACCAGGTGAGCCCAAGACATTCCCCGGTGCAGGTGGCTGTGTACaaaccccacagctgctccccCTGTAGCACTGCAGCCTCAGCAACTGAGACCAGCAAGGGGATCAGTCCTGCTCTGCTGGATTTAGAACAGGTCCAGCAGAAAGCCCTGAATATACCCTTCACACATGGTTTGAGGCTTTGTATCTCTGTTGGCTTTCCATTgactgggggaagaaaaatactaacTTCTTTCCCAGTATAATGGGTGAATGACAAGGTGGATTACCTGCCCAACACCTGCTCTTCTACTCTGCCATGGACCTGAGGAGATGGATGTGTGGAGCAGCTGTGGCAAGTACTTACGAGTCCAATCAGCAAGCACTTAAAGGTGGGATAAAGACAGCAGACCCCATAGATCTCCAGCTTTGCAACCACTTTGCAGATGGCCATCATGTTCTGACATGATCAGCTTCGTATTCTGGCACAGACACTACTGGCATCACACAAGGAGCCACTTTGCCTGCTGgttcctcttttcctccccatttAAAATGGAAGCATGAGCACATAGTcattgaatcacagaatcatagaatggtttgtgttggaagggaccttaaagatcatctagttccactcctcctgccatgggcagggacaccttccactagaccaggttgctcagagccccatccagcctggccttgagcacttccagggatggggcatccacagcttctctaggTAACCTGTAGTCACGTCATAGATTTGCTGGAGTGAGATATATTTACCTTGCACCGCTTTTAAtacttaaatgttttgttaGCAGCATGGCAATCACCAAAGAAAAGACTCCTTCCCTTCACTAGTGGCTTCTGCTTAGGTAATGCACACCAGCAGCAATCATCATGAGCTTCTCCACTGAACAAAGCAGTCCCACCCTTTCCTAGCTGCATACAAAAGGACCCACTGTGCTaccaaggcggccagcagccTAGTGACTTGCTAAAAGACACATTAAAGGAGGAGCTTCTGGGGGAGAAGCTCAGCACAAGAGAATGAGAAGAGATGCAAGGGACTAGTAGTTCTCATGCTGGAAAGATGCATGTGCTGTACCTCCTTCCTTGTTAAATTATGTTTGAAATATagttgctgttttctgaaaaaaaaaacccaaaccagactgcattttaattaagcTTTGCCTGCTGCTCTCGTCAGTTTGATAGCAATTCCTAAGAATCCAGGCCTCGACTGACATGAattgcttcattttcatttgttggAATGCACCTATTAAAATCTTACAGTGGAAGAGCTTCTTCTGAGATACAGCTGGGATGCCTCAGTCAAAAACTCTGTGGCTTTGGCAATCTCGGCGATTTATTTTGCCACGGATCACATTTAGTCACAAATTACAATGCTAAAAGTAGTTAACAGAGCCGTAAGCTTCCAGTGAGAGCTTTAGAAAAAACAGGTTGCTGATGTGATAAACATGGTACTTAGAATTTCCACGCTTTTTTCTCAAGATGTGGGTCTCTCTCTGATCTGCAGTACACCTCACTTGCAGGTCCTGAATATATGATGGGCCATGCCACACCATATGGAATACCAATTATGGAATACTAAAAATGTTATGTTCTGAAGTGCATAGTCATTAGTCTTTTGTTGGTGTCATCAAAGGCTTATAGACTAAATGCAGATAGAACCTTCCTGACACCAGAGGCTCATTATATCTCTCATGCCAAATATTATGAATCTCAGGTTTTAGAAATACCAAGATTCTCATTATATTTGTCAACATTTTGAGGCATATAAATTTTCTGGTTATCTGAATTCCCAATATTTCTCTTGAAGATACAAGCAGAACGAGCAAGTAGTGATGGCTCCATGATTATTTCACACATAAGCCCAAACCCAAGTCACAAAGTAGCTGTGTCCCTGCCTAGGCCACTTCATGAGGCCTGGTCCAACAGAGGTATCAGTACGGCTCTAACACAACAGAAATCAAGAGGAGCTGATATCTAATAGCATCTGGGTTACACCAGTCATGCAGGATACGTGAGACCCGGAGGCTCAATCTCCTCCTGAGCTGACATGAACAAAACTTTTCCATGAGCACATCCTAAAAGCTAAACTTTCAGATTTTCCTGGTGGGTCTGTCTGAATGACTTCTGATGAAGATACTGCATGATTGTGAGACATCTGAATATTCATTAGAGAGGACCTCAAAGCACTCTCATCTCCTTCCTGCATCTGATCTAAGAGCCGttgtcattcttttcttttttttccaaatgactGAATGGGTATTTAATGAGCCCATACAAAGCTGAACAGTTTCAGTGGGACAGAGAGAGCACGAGTTGCTCAAAAATAGCCTACAGTCTAGTGGGTTTCAGTACTCTCCTGGGAGATATTGGTTCAAGTTCCTTCAGTGAGATGAGAGACTTCAACCTTGGTCTTTCATACACCAAGGAAGCAATCTGAAAtattaatgctttttattaacTGTCGTGGCACCATTTCCTCTTGTGTGTGAGCAACAGCCAACCTCATTAAAGCACTTAACCTTGGGAGCATATTAGGCTGTGCAACATGAGTGAAAGGAACTACCATATTCCAACAGCTGTCAGGATGCTAACTCTCTGTCCTATTCCCCACCAGCTACCCCAGGCACGCCAGCTTTGATGAACGTCATTTTAGGTGGCGTTCCTGACTTCACAGGGACTGGTGCCTGTCTCGGGGATGCAGCTTCCACTGGAGGACAAAGAAGCAACAGACGAAATGTTACAATTCTGAATCTAAATTTCCTTGGTGGACTTAGCCATGGTTGTCATGGAAGGACACAATCCACCAAGGAGCATTCAGGCCACACATCTCCCTTAATTAAGGACATTGTCGATTTCTACAGAACTCCATGGAAGAATTTGCACGGACTTCACTAGGAAGTGGTTTATTTCTCCAGTGCCCCTAATTCCAACATGGTGTTGAAGCACTCTAGTTTGCTAGGTCTATGATGTAGAGTGCTTACATTCCTAATGGAGCACAGCTTATCTCAGTTCTCATAAAACtctactgaaaaaagaaatggaagctATTAAATAATTCAAGGGTGCCTTAGCCATCAGCTGGCTGAATACCAGTGAAACACAATGTGCTTACAGAACATGACACTAAACTTTGTGTTACTCAGAAGTGTTGctttctaagaaaaaatataaatatatagcaACAAGACATTCCTTCTCATCCTGGATGTCTCTTAATAACAGTAGGAACACAGCATTTCACATCCAAGTAAGGATGAATTGTGATTTCAAATCAACATCACCTTTTTAATCTCTGGATGAAAGATGTATGTAAGATTAAGGACAAGAGCACTGGAGCAACAAGATGTTATAGTATCAGGACAACAAAATAACTTCGACACCTAATTCTCAAAACTTGAGAGCTTCAGTTTAAAGCAACAAGAGCTAGCACTACAAAGGTCCCTGGATCACATCAGCTACATAGTCAGATAGACTAATAAACACACCTGCTCCATAGGTGGTCCACAGTCTCTAAGTCAAGAGATAAAGTCCCCTCTCTGGTCTGTATACATAGTTGGACTACACAGCCAAGCAGCTTTGGGTTTCCAGAAGGCTCTGCAACATGGTGGTGTTTTTGGCCTTGAAAGAGAAATTACCATTTAGAGTGTGTGTTATGGGCAATCAAAGTTTCAAGCATCTCAAATATCCTACAAGCCATGTTGTAACACACTAGAATAGTATCTTTATGATGTGAAACTGTGTGTTGCTGCACTCAACAATAGATTGAGAGCATATGGACCTGAAAACTCAGCTGTGAAAGTGTTAGGAGAGCTGTGTAGAGCAGAGGGAGCCAGAACTCATGTAGATTTACCCCTGCTTCCTCGCTGTCTTTGTTGGGACTCTGATGGAGGCATTGCCTGGAGCGAACGAGCTTCATAACCACACCTGGGTTTTGTCTGGGGTGGAGTTTTCACTCCAAAAGAGAATCTACAAGGAACAAATACTTGTGCAATCTGGATGAGCAAGTGACTGGGACCTGGGAGTGACCTCAGGGAGGTACTGTATTTAATAGTGTGGGCATCCTTGTTGACTTTTGTAAGCGTTCAAGCCCAGCTGTAACTGTGGTATCCATAGCGTTCCCTCTGTGACATGTGCACAGACCTAATAACTCAAAACTGGATAACAAATGTCAGCACACTGAGCAAGGAGTCACCTAATTGAGGAGCCTCTGATAGCGAGGTCAGAGGCGTGTCTTCAACTGTCCTGCTGCAGTGTGggctcccagctcagcacctgcGCAACCAGTCCTCTGGTCACTCCATACCCACAGACTGGATTATCTTTAGTAGATAAGCACcaaagtcccttttttttttaaaaaaaaaaaaaaaaaaaagcaaagctatgCAAGAGGTCAATGCTCTCTCAAAAAGCATAGTCACTGATATAGCATGTCACTGGCACCAGCCCCCATTCCTTGTGCCTGTGGAGTTAGCTGCTTTGAGGCTTAGAGGTTAAGCACACAGAAGTTTTAAGCGTCATCATTTTAGGCAGCAGCCCAGGTGATATATTGGCACCGCAAGTCCTTCGTGGGTTTTCTACCCAATGCCTTATGTGCAGTATGCCATTATGTACGTGTTTTAAGAGACAAAAATACTCACCAATGGTTTCTGATCCTAGAAAGCAGCCATTGATCAGAGCATGTGGATTCTGAGGAGCAGCCATTGAAAGGAAATTCAAAGAGATCAAAGAGATCAAAGCAGCTGACAAGGTGCAGAAAATTAAGCACTGGGGTGAGTTAaagcagacaggaaaaaatgagagaacAAGATAGAGAGTTGCAAATATGTGTGgatgtgcatgcacacacaagaGACTCCTCTGAGCAATAGTCAGTATCTACACCTCCACAGACCCAACTTTCCATACATTGCAACGGATTCAAAGGAAAACTTGGCTTTCAATGTAGGGCTGCCAAACCATTTCagccaagaaataaatataactgCTCCAAAGATATTAAGGTATGGCATCGAGACACAGCTTCCAGTACAAATGGGAGAACACGAAAAGGTCACTTCTATGTTCAGTCTAGCTTCTCCTTTTAGGATATTCTCACCTTTACACATGCCCATCCTTAATTGCTGAAACCATTTCACCAAGCTCTGACTGTGAAGCGGGGCTGTCTTTTGTCCAACAGCAGCTATAGAGGAGAGGAATGGTAGAGTGAAACAGGCAGTGCTGAAAAATGTCATCTACATTAAACACATTTTGGAGGTTTGCTCAACTAGCCTTGGTCcagtcctgcagctgcagtACATCTAGTCTGGCTGAATGTGAGAGGAATGTGTCTGCGCTGTTTGAAACCGCATCGGGATGCAAACcgaagtgtgtgtgtgtgtgcactggGGGTGGGTGTTTGGGagattaatttcaaaagcaCACCCCTGCTGTCGTTTTCAGTTCTCTAAAATGCTCCCATAGACACAGTCACCAGGtgaattcaaaacaaaaaggtcCTGATCCAGCTGCCTGTCACCTGCTGCAATTGCTTGCAACTGCCCCACCATCCCAAGCAGAGCAGGGCTTGCATCTCAGCCCCAGCGGCAGCAGTTCTCCCCACCCCAAAGGGCAGGTTTGTATTTGAAACCACAGAGGCGTATAATCTGATGGAAACAGcattctctgattctgtggTCAGTGCCCAGCACCCCAGTAACACCATATTTGTTCCTTCAGTTGCTGCTGTTAAGTGAATCCTCAAAGCAGCAGCGTGCAGTTGGGTTTATAAATTACGAGACAACAGACAATGGGAATGAATATATGAGACAAAATTAAAGACATTACTCCTAGCTCCCATAAATTATCTCTCTAGTCTATTCTAACAGCATGAACTTACCAGTGCATGTTAAAATAGGACGAATAATAAACCCACCTAGCAGACTAACTAGACAttaatggaaaagcaaaatattggTTTGCAttctccaaaacacagaaagaaaaatattcccaCCAGTTCTGATAATGCCTTTCCAGGGGGAAAGAATCATAATCTTCTATATTGAAAAAGAGAACGATCTCTTGgagtaggaaagaaaagaaattaataaaagtaattaCACGCTCCGCTCATGGAGGAATCGAAGGCACTAAGTCAACCCGGGAGAGCCGGGCTCGAGAGCCGGGCTCTTTGATTTTGTTCGCTTTACAACTTCCCTGTTATTGTTGGCGGCCCCGGGGAGGCACCTCCCGGCGCCCCCGCGGGGGCTGCGCGGAGAGGGGCTGCGCGGAGAGCGCTTGCCCGGGGAGCGCTTGCCCGTGGGCAGCTGCGACCTCCTCCGCGccccggggctgcagcagggtgatTCCCACGGGCCCGCACCGGGGCTTTGCACCGTCTCTCGGTGCTATCCCGGTCAAACTCCGTCTCCCAGCGGCTCCCCCCTGACCAAACCGCCGGGTTGGGCTGTCTTAAGCCACCGTTCCCTTAAAGGGGCCGCGTGTGAGCGAGTTTGTGCGTGAGCGTGTTGCACACCCGCTCCCGCTGCCAGGCGCCGCGAAGAGCGTTGCAGCCGCGGCGCCGAGAGCCCCGCCGCCCGACCTCCGCCGGCAAATCAGCCTCGGCGGGGAGCAAAGCGCTTGGCATgtaggagagaggagagggaaaaaggtGCGGGGAGGAGGTAAGGGAGgggtggaggagaagggggggtgggggtgcaggggggaaaaaaaagaagagctgcCTCTTTAAATGCTGGGGGCTGAGCCCTCGCCGGGGCGTCCGCAGCCGGATCCAGCCTCCCTCCCCTCGGCCGTGCCTCTCCGGCGCTTCTGCACAGCCCCGGTGCCGGCAGCGCGGCGCACGGGCGCTGCTGCTGCGCGGGGAGCGCGGAgccgcgcggggccggggccatGATCCAGCCGCGCTGCGCGCCCACCCCCGGcagccgcgccgccccccgctcGCCCTAGAGCCGCTCCCGGCGCCGCGCAGCCGGCCCCGCCGGGTAAGTTTGCAGCCGCCCGGTGTCGGGGGAGGGTGcgggcgggggtgggggcgcACCCGGCCGgcggcacggcccggcccggcacgGCTCGGCGTGGCGGCGCCCAGGTGCGCGCCCGCTTTGGATCTCGGGTCGCGCAACTCGGTCGTTCCCGACTCGGACCTCCGGCCCTCCCCCGGCGTTTGCAGCCCCCCCTCTAACAGGTGGCTCGGTGCCTGCCCGCTCTCCGGCGGCTCCTgcgccttcctcctcctcctcctcctcgctgcCGCCCAACAGGTGGTGGTGCCGCCTCGCCTCCCTCCGTGCAGGTAGGGTGGTCCGCACCCCGCtgcggccgccgctgcccctCCCCCAGGGGTGCCTGCAGCCCCGGGGGGCTCTCCAGGGGCTGTGTTGCAGCGGGGAGAGGTGGGGTGCGGGTGGAGGGGGGGCCGTGCGGTGCCAGCCCGGCAGCCGCTcaccccctgcctgccttcACGGCCCCGCGGTGCGTGTGTCTGTCGTTGCAGCGGGCATGGGGAACCAGGTGGAGAAGCTGACCCATCTGAACTACAAGGAAGTTCCCACGGCCGACCCGACAGGTATGGACAGAGATGAAGGGCCCAGGATCGGGGTCTCCTACATCTTTTCGAATGATGATGatgagctggagcagcagcaggattcGGTGCATGACCTGGGGGGtgagcacccagccctgcagccctaCGATCCCCAGCTGCACGAGGTGGAGTGCTCGGTCTATTACCGGGATGAGTGTATTTACCAGAAGAGCTTTTCTGAGGAGGATGGACTGCCAGAGGAGGGTGATGAAGGAGGTGGGGGGCATCTGAGCACCTACACCCCAGAGAATCTGCTGAATAGGTGCAAACCAGGTGACCTGGTGGAGTTTGTGTGCCAGGCCCAGTATCCACACTGGGTGGTCTATGTCGGAGATTTTCAAGTTGTGCACCTACATAGGCTGGAGGTGGTGAACAGCTTCCTCACCGATGCCAGCCAGGGCAGACGGGGCCGCATTGCCAACCAGCTGTACCGCTACAAACCCCTCAGCCCAGCCGTGGTGGTGCGCAATGCCCTGGAGCAGGTGGGTTGCAAGGACCGGGACTTGAGCTGGAGAAACTCTGAGTGTTTCGCTGCCTGGTGCCGGTATGGCAAGAGGGAGTTTAAAATCGGCGGGGAGCTGCGCATAGGCAAGCAGCCCTACCGATTGCAGATCCGGCTGGGTGACAAGCGCAGCCACACGCTGGAGTTTCAGAGCCTGGAGGATCTGATTatggagaagaggagaaatgaCCAGATTGGTAGGGCTGCTGTGATCCAGGAGCTCTCCAGCcacctgcaggctgcagaggaggaggaagaggaggaggaagaccatcatcatcatcatccagGTGCTCAGACTGTTGTGGAGTAGTGGCCTCAGCACCACCATGCTGCTTAGCCTGGGTGATGGGGATTAAAGCTGAAGGCTGCGAAATTGAGCTGTTATAAGCCCTTTGGGCCACTTCGGTGCAGCTTCATTCCCATCACATGtgaaaggaagggggggaaagcTGATTAAGTGTCTGCGCTTTAGTGCTTAACTCCTTCAGTGCTCGATGGTAAAACCCCTGACTTATTTGTAGAGGATAAAACTCAGGGCAATTCTACCCCTCTCCACTTCTTTCCCTGCCTCACTGCATAGCCCTTCCCTCAACCATCTGCTAGTAGGCCTGACCCTACAAGATGCTAAATGCCTTTGACATCTATTTATCACAGAAGTTAAGAGTATTTAATACTATTAAGAAAGAGCCAACAACTTTCAGGACGTGACCATGTAGCTCTGAGTTCATGACTAGTTGGTAGCTCAGAAGCATGAAGATAactgttttcccttctctgccccTGTTTCTCTTCAGTTGTGGCTCCTGTTGGTATTGCAACAAGCTGCTTGCTTGCCTGGTGCAAGGCTTTGTGGGTTGGTAGCCAGCCCCACAAGAAGGTGTAAGGGGGAAATCTCCACTAATTTCAATAAAATGGGGTTGATGTGCCTGGTGCCACCTTAATTGATAGGAACTTGCATGTGGGCTGGGGGACTTCGTCCTTTGCTGTTGGTGTGTGGTTCTGAGGATACAAGATGTTTCTATTGCTGACAGG includes the following:
- the LRATD2 gene encoding protein LRATD2 is translated as MGNQVEKLTHLNYKEVPTADPTGMDRDEGPRIGVSYIFSNDDDELEQQQDSVHDLGGEHPALQPYDPQLHEVECSVYYRDECIYQKSFSEEDGLPEEGDEGGGGHLSTYTPENLLNRCKPGDLVEFVCQAQYPHWVVYVGDFQVVHLHRLEVVNSFLTDASQGRRGRIANQLYRYKPLSPAVVVRNALEQVGCKDRDLSWRNSECFAAWCRYGKREFKIGGELRIGKQPYRLQIRLGDKRSHTLEFQSLEDLIMEKRRNDQIGRAAVIQELSSHLQAAEEEEEEEEDHHHHHPGAQTVVE